From the genome of Pseudoxanthomonas sp.:
AGATGATGGCCGAGGTGGGCTTCTGCTCGGGCATCGAGAATTACTCGCGCCACCTCACCGGCAAGGCCGCTGGCGAGCCGCCGCCGACCCTGTTCGACTACCTGCCGGCCGATGCGCTGTTGGTCATCGACGAGTCGCACGTCACCATTCCGCAGATTGGTGCGATGTATAAGGGTGACCGCTCGCGCAAGGAGACGCTGGTGGAATTCGGTTTCCGCCTGCCGTCGGCGCTGGACAACCGTCCGCTGCGGTTCGAGGAATGGGAGGCACGCTGCCCGCGCAGCGTCTACGTCTCGGCCACGCCGGGCCCGTATGAAATGCGCGAATCCGGTGGCGAGATCACCGAACTGGTGGTACGCCCGACCGGCCTGATCGACCCGGTGGTCGAGATCCGCCCGGTCGGTACCCAGGTCGACGACCTGCTGTCGCAGATCAACGAGCGGATCGGCTGGGGCGACCGCGTGCTGGTCACCACGTTGACCAAGCGCATGGCCGAAAATCTGACCGAATACCTGGGCGAGCACGGCATCAAGGTGCGCTATCTGCATTCGGACGTAGACACCGTGGAGCGCGTGGAGATCATCCGCGACCTGCGCCTGGGCAAGTTCGATGTGCTGGTGGGCATTAACCTGCTGCGTGAAGGCCTGGACATGCCCGAGGTGTCGCTGGTAGCGATCCTGGACGCGGACAAGGAGGGTTTCCTGCGCTCGACCGGCTCGCTGATCCAGACCATCGGCCGCGCCGCGCGCAACCTCCGCGGCAAGGCGATCCTGTATGCCGACCGGATGACGCGCTCCATGCAGGCGGCCATCGACGAAACCGATCGTCGCCGCGAGAAGCAGGTCGAGTACAACGCCGCCCACGGGATCGTGCCCAAGTCAGTGGCCCGGCCGATCGTGGACATCCTGGAGGGCGCGCGCGACGCGGCCAACGACGAGGTGCCCAAGCGCGGCAAGGGGCGCCGGGTCGCCGAGCGGGCGGAGGACTACAGCGCGCTCAGCCAGCCGCAGATCGCCGCCAAGCTCAAGGCGCTGGAGACCAAGATGTACCAGCACGCGCGGGACCTGGAGTTCGAGGATGCGGCGCATCTGCGCGACGAAATCCAGAAGCTCAAGGCCGCCAGCCTGGTGGTTTGAGGGCGGTTTGGGCCGGGCGCCAAAAGAAAAATGCGCCGGTGAGTTCCCGTTGGCGAATCCGGGTGTTATGATGCGCGCCCCCTCATTGAGGGCGCAGCAACACCAGTTGCTTCGGGCGGTTAGCTCAGCGGTAGAGCACTACCTTGACATGGTAGGGGTCACAGGTTCGAACCCTGTACCGCCCACCACGCGGTTTCCGGCAAGTCCGGGCCGGTGGATTTTTCCCAACCTCTGTTCCTTTACGGCATGCCGGTTGCAAACGCGGTGGCCGGCGGCGGCCTGTTTCGCTTACGATCCCCCTGTCTGACCGGTGAGGGAGCGCCGCCATGGAATACCGCCACACGATTCTGCAGAAGCACGGCTATCAGGTCGTCGCGCTGACGCGCGATTCCGATCCGGCCTACGCGCCCGACGAGGTGATCGGCTATGCGGTGATCACCGATTCCGGCGCCAAGCTGCGCGAGGAGCCTTCGCTGGAAGAGGCGCGCCTGTACATGGAGCAGCTGCTCGAAGAGGACCGGCCCAGCCGCAGTGACGACGCGCGTCCGCGTCGCCGCAAGTCGGTCCGGCCCAAGGTGGCCAAACAGGTTCGTTGATGTTCTCGCCTTGCCCTTGAAGGGGCGGGCTTCAGGGAGGAATGCGCTTGACCAAGGGGAAGATTGCGTTCGTCGTCGTATTGACGGCGCTGGTGCTGGTGGCAGGGCTCTACCTGTCCGGTTACACGACGATGGCGCTGCTGAAGGTCAAGGCGCCGCTGCAGTGGAATACCTACATCGAGTACTTCCAGGCGCTGGGTGACCCGCGCTACCAGCCGTATGCGAAGAAGATCAAGATCGCCGGCTATATCGGTTTCGGCGTCGTACTCGTTGTCTATGTTCTGTTGCTTGCGCTGGTCTTCAAGCCCAAGAAGAAGTCGCTGCACGGCGATGCGCGCTTCGCCACGTCAGGCGATCTGAACAAGCACAACATGCTCAAGCCGGCCGACAACGGCATCATCGTGGGCAAGTTCGGCGGCAAGCTGGTGCGCCTGCCGGGGCAGCAATTCGTGATCCTGGCCGCGCCGACCCGGTCGGGCAAGGGCGTGGGCATCGTGATTCCCAACTTGCTCGAGTACGGCGAGTCGGTCGTGGTGCTGGACATCAAGCAGGAGAACTTCGACCTGACCAGCGGCTGGCGCAAGTCCCAGGGACAGGAGGTCTTTCTGTTCAATCCGTTTGCCGAAGACCGGCGCACGCATCGCTGGAATCCGCTGACCTACGTCTCCACGGATCCGGCCTTCCGCGTGTCCGATCTGATGAGCATCGCCGCGATGCTGTATCCGGATGGCTCGGATGACCAGAAGTTCTGGGTCAGCCAGGCGCGCAACGCTTTCATGGCTTTTGCGTTGTTCCTGTTCGAGAACCGTGACGACGAGGTCAAGACCGGATTCCCGTTCTCATCCGGTGCACCGACGCTGGGCCGTATCTATCGTCTCTCGTCGGGCGATGGCACCGATCTGAAAACCTACCTGCGTGGACTTGCGTCACGCAAGTTCCTCAGCGATAACGCGCGCTCGGCGTTTTCCAACATGCTGTCCCAGGCAGACGAGACGTTCGCCTCGATCATGGGGACGTTGAAGGAGCCGTTGAACGCCTGGATCAATCCAGTGCTGGACGCGGCCACATCCGAGGACGACTTCCTGCTGACCGACCTGCGCAAGAAGAAGATGAGCATTTACATCGGCATCCAGCCCAACAAGCTGGCCGAGAGCCGCCTGATCATCAATCTGTTCTTCAGCCAGATCATCAACCTCAACACGCGCGAGCTGCCGCAGGGCAATCCGGAGCTGAAATATCAGTGTCTGCTGCTGATGGACGAATTCACCGCGATCGGCAGGGTTGACATCATTGCGTCGGCGGTGTCGTACATGGCCGGCTACAACCTGCGCCTGCTGCCGATCATCCAGTCGATGGCGCAGCTGGATGCGACCTACGGCAAGGATGTTTCGCGCACGATCATCACCAATCACGCATTGCAGATCATTTACGCGCCGCGTGAGCAGCAGGATGCGAACGACTACTCCGAGATGCTGGGTTACACCACATTCCGCAAGCGTAATGTCACGCGTGGCAGGGATACGACGCGCAGTATCTCGGAGGAGCGTCGCGCATTGATGCTTCCGCAGGAGCTCAAGGCGATGGGCTTCGATCAGGAGGTCTTCCTGTACGAGGGCATCGCCCATCCGGTGAAGTGCGAGAAGATCAAGTATTACAAGGAGCGTCATTTCACCGTACGGCTCCTGCCAAAGGTTGAGATCGCCCGCATTAGTGTCTGATTGTAAAATGTGACGCGATTCGAATATTTCGACACGGGCTCCCTGTTTCCCATTCAATGTGATTGTGACGGCCCGCTGAATGCTTGACCTCCCGCGCTAACGCACGTTAACTTGGGCGGACAGGGGCTACGGATCGTAGTCTCCTAATCGGACAGTTGCGCTCAGGCATCGTTACCGCCTATTGCGAGCGTGGCGTAGCAGCAAGGAGGCGGTGATGTCTGGGGAAATACCAGTGAGAACACCTCGCGAACGCGCGAGGTCGATACATCACACGCGGCACCGGCACGATGATTGTGTTCTGCAGCATCCACTGCTGATTGCCGATATGTATCGCGAATCCATTCGCGTCTCCTGCCCAGGCGGCGTCCAAGCTCGTATTCAATAACGTTAATCCAGTCGGCGGGGCGGTTGCGCCGTGCCCAACAGTTCTTGGAATTCCTGAAGGAGCAGTCCCGCGTGAGGCCACGGAACATCGTCAAATCTTTCTTGGTGCTCAGTGTGCTCAGCGTTTTGCTGGCCGCCTGTGGTACGACGCCTGCCCCGGACTATCGCGGCAAATGGCGCCCAATCAACAACTATTCGGAAACGCCAATCGAGATCCCGCTGTCGAGCACCTACATCTTCCAAGCCTCTCCGATGGACGGCACGTTGAAGACGATGCTGACCCGCTGGGCAAAAGATAGCGGCATGGAGTTGGATTATCGATTCGGTTCAGATTTCACGCTCTTTGGGCCTGTTTCCCAGATAGACACAACTGATATCCGTGATGCCGCATCGCAGCTCAGCAGCGCTTATGTCGCGCGCGGTATCGCAGTGACGGTTGTGGGAAACAAGATCACGGTGCTGCCCGCGTCAGCGCCTGCGGCGGCATCGAACTGACAGAACGTCTGGGCTCCCGGTGCGGATTCCTGCTTCGGGTTACGTCACTCAAAAAAAGAACAGCGTTCCAGCATGATTTCTCGAAATAAAGAAGAAACGCCAAAGGTCAAGGGGGCCATCCAGAAGGCGGTGAGCTATGAGCTCACCATCGCCGACATGGCCAAGCGCAGCGAAAAGCGTGCTTGGCAGGTCGCCACCGGAGCGATCGCACTTTCGGCAGTGCTGGCGGGAGGGTATTTCATGCTACTGCCGCTGAAGGAGCGGACGCCTTTCATCGTGATGGCGGATCCCTACACGGGTAACGTACAAGCCAGTCGTCTCGTCCCTGATGTGATGGATAGGACGATCACTGCGAACGAGGCCCTCAATCGAGCAAATATCGAGCGATATGTGCTGGCGCGCGAGTCTTTCGATGCGGATCAGCTTTTGACCCCACTTGGCGGGTGGCGACAGGTGCATGTTACGTCCAGTAGTGCAGTTGCTGTTTCCTATCGTTCTTTGTACGCGAAGAGCAATCCTGCCAGTCCGATCAACCTGTACGGGCGCCAGTCCGCGCTGCGTGTGAAGATTCTGAGTACGGTGCTTGTGCGGACTCCGGATGGCCGCGGGTTCCGTGGTGCTACCGTTCGTTTCCAGCGTTTTCAGTACGATAAGAAAAATGGAATGACCCAGCCTTTGGATAATAAGCTGGCCACCATTGATTACGAATACAACAACAATCTGAAATTCGAAGATCAGGATCGGGTGATGAACCCCCTGGGATTCCAGGTGACCAGCTATAGACTTGATGCCGATGCGGCCAGCTTGCCGCCAGCCGAAACTATCGTGCCACCGGGGGCGGCGGGCGCCGGGGGCGGTCAGGCACCACCGGTATCGGAGTCGGGCGGGGTAGCTCCAATGGTTCCTGAGCCGCCGAGCATGACGCCATCGAATCCTTCCATCGAACAGAATGGAGCTACCTCGCAATGAGTGCGCCACGTCACGCCGGCCTGGCGCCGGTGATTTTCCTGTTGTTGTGCGCGATCATGTTGCCTGCCGCCGCGCAAGTCATCGATCGCTACGAGTACAAGCCGGATGCTATCTATCAGGTCCGTACTGGGTTGGGAATCACCACCCAGATCGAGCTGAGTCCTAATGAGAAAATCCTGGACTACAGCACGGGTTTCAGTAGCGGATGGGAGCTTTCACGTCGCGAGAATGTCTTTTACATCAAGCCGAAGAATACCGATGTTGACACCAATATGATGGTGCGCACGGCGACTCATTCCTACATTTTCGAACTCAAGGTAGTAGCTACAGACTGGAAGGCCCTGGATCAGGCGCGGGCCGCGGGTGTCCAGTACAAGGTCAGTTTTGTCTATTCGCCGGAGACGCAATTCTCAGCGGCGGCTCCTGCTGCGAGTGTGGCCAAGGATGAGCCGCCGGCTCAGCTTGAACTGGGAATCGATAGCGGGCGACGTTATTACTACGATTATTCATATGCAACACGTAGCAAGGCCCAGTGGCTGATTCCCTCCACTGTTTATGACGATGGACGGTTTACGTATATCAAGATGAATGACGGGGTTAGTTTTCCAAGTGGAAATTTTCCGACCGTCTATGGTCGCCAGGAAGCACATGGTGAGGATTTCGTGGTCAATACCACGGTCGACAAGAACACCATCGTGGTTCACGGCACTTATCCATACTTGGTGATCCGACATGGACTGAACGTCGTTGGCCTGCGGAGGAATGAGCAGAAATGAGCCAGAACACCATACCGCCGGATCATCGTCAGGACGATGTGCCGGAAGATCCTCGCGGGGAGCGCGAGAATCCGTACTTTGCGTCCGCACACCAGCAAGATTTTGAGGACCTTGATGCGGCTGCGCCGAGTCTGCGGGCTGAGGAAGGTCAGCGGCTCAATCGGCGCGCTCTTCTGTTCCTCGGTGCGACCTTGGTACTCATTCTGGTCATGGCTTTCATGTTCCTAAGGATGTTCAACTCAGGTGGCAAGGAGCAGCAAAGGCCGCGCGAGGCAAGGGCTGAGCGCCCATTGGTTCCGGATGCGCCTCAGGTCGAGCCTGCGCTGCCGCCGGTCGCTGCCCAGGCGCCGCCGGTCGCACCGCTCCCGCTCGAAGAGCCCCGTGAATACGGACGGGAAAACATGGGCGAGGTGCGCCGGGAGCAGCGCCCAGCAGGTCCATCGCTCGTGGATCGGCGCATTGCCGATAGCTCGGGCGGCGGCAGCGGGATGCAGGGTTCGCCGACTGAGGGAAATGGTCCTGGTATCGCACCAGCTCCGCGCCCTGGAGATCCAGGGACGCAACCGCCTATCCAGGCGCAATTGGGAGAGACGTCTTCTGCCACGTACCTACAGAAGCCGGACACCCTGCTCCTACGCGGAACTTATATTCGTTGCGTGCTGGAAACCCACATCGTCACCGATGTTTCCGGGTTTACCAGTTGCGTGGTGACCGAGCCGGTGTATTCGGTCAATGGCAAGAGTCTGCTCCTACCCAAGGGCTCCAAGGTCAGCGGTACCTATTCGGGCGGCGGCGGGCGTACAAATCGTGTGGCGGTCATCTGGGATCGCGTCACTACGCCCAATGGTCTGGATGTGCTCATGTCCAGTCCGGGCGTGGACAACTTGGGTGGTGCGGGTCATCCGGGTGACCTGGACAACCATTGGGCCAGCAAGATCACATCGGCATTGATGATCAGTTTGATCGCCGATGCTTTCAAATACGAAGGCGAGAAGCACGGGCCTCAACGCACGACCATCAACGAGAACGGGACGACCTATATCGAGCCTTACGAGAGCGAGACTGCCAATACGATGCAGAGGCTGTCCGAGCAGATGATCAGTCAGCAGATGGCGCGCTCGCCCACGATCACCATCAACCAGGGAACGGTATTGAACGTCTACGTCGCCAAAGATGTTGACTTCTCTGGCGTGCTGCCAAGCTACCAGTGACAGTGGAGGTGTTTCCGGTGGATATCGGCGTGACCGACGGCCCGTTGGCGCAGGTCTCCAACGAATTCCTCGATTACCAGTACGAGGTGCTCGGGATTCGGGAATACATGTCCTCCAAGGATGTGACAGAAATCTGCATTAACCGTCCCGGCGAGTTGTATTTGGAGGGAAGGGAGGGCTGGCGCCGTGTCGAAGTGCCATCGCTGAATTTTGAACGTGCTCGCCAATTCTGCACGGCTGTGGTCAATGAGAGCAATACCGGGCAGCGGATCACGGATGCTGATCCGGTGGTTTCCCTGACTTTTCCTACCGGACAACGTGCACAGTTTGTCATCCCGCCTGCATGCGACCCCGGTAAGGTTTCCATTACTATTCGTTTGCCTTCTCACCAGACTAGGACCCTGGACCAGTACCAGCGGGAGGGATTTTTCGACCAGATTTTGGAGGGCGCAGCCACACTGAGCGCGCACGACGAAGAACTGCTCGACCTGCGACGGCAGCGAAACTATGCAGAATTCTTCCGGAAGGCGGTGTTGTACAAAAAGAACGTCGTGGTAGCCGGCGCGACCGGCAGCGGCAAGACGACCTTCATGAAGGCCCTGGTTCACCATATTCCCAGGGATGAGCGCTTGGTGACGATCGAGGACGCGCGTGAGTTATTTATTGAGCAGCCCAATGTGGTTCATCTGCTCTACTCAAAGGGTGGCCAGAGCACCAGCAACGTCACGGCAAAGAGTTGCATGGAGGCCTGCCTCCGCATGAAGCCGGACCGCATCATCCTGGCCGAGTTGCGGGGTGATGAGTCCTTCTACTTCATCCGCAACTGCGCGTCGGGTCATCCTGGATCGATCACTAGTTGCCACGCCGGCAGTATTGCCCAGACGTGGGATCAGCTAGCACTGATGGTCAAGGCCTCCTCGGAAGGTGCGGGCTTGGAATTTGGCGTCATCAAACGACTGCTCATGATGACGATCGATATCGTGGTCCATATAAAGGCCCATGCTGGCGGACGCTTCATTACTGGGATAGATTTCACGCCGGATCGTGATTTCAAGGACGAATAGTTGAATTCCATCACGGAATGTCATCGCAGCCATGCCTGCTCTGAAAAATTTCCTCGCTCATGAATGGATTGACAACGAGACATGCGTTGGCCAATTATATCTGCCAAGGCATATCGCGTTGGCTGTGCCGGAAACTAACGGACGCTGTTTCGACCTGTAGGCAAAGGAGGTGCACATGCTCCCTTATATGGACATGATGCAGTGCCAAAATCTTTCGGTGCCAATGGACGTCATGCACCACGTGGTGCAGGTCGAGTCCTCGGCGAACCCGTATGCCATTGGTGTCGTTGGTGGGAAGCTTGTGCGGCAGCCGCGCACGCTGGAAGAGGCGGTGGCGACTGCGGAAATGCTGGAGCGCCGGGGATATAACTTCTCGCTCGGATTGGCGCAGGTAAATCGTTACAACCTGCAAAAGTACGGCATCGCCTCTTATAACCAAGCTTTCGATGGCTGCACCAGTCTACGCGCGGGCTCCAGGATATTATCCGAATGCCATGCAAGAGCCAACGGCGATTGGGGAAGTGCTTTCAGTTGCTATTACTCAGGAAACTTCACCACGGGTTATCGGCACGGTTATGTGCAGAAGATCTTCGCCTCGATGGCGGGTAATCGGTTGGTGCCAGCCAGTAGCGCTGCTGCTATCCCGCTGGCGGCGGTAGCTGTGAGTCCAGCTACGGCAAGGTTGTCTGCGCGACGCGTTGTAGACGGCGACCAAGCACAGGATCTGGCGATTTCGGCAATGCAGCCCGGCACTATCGCGCCGACGCCTCCAGAGCCAGCCAGTCTGCTTGACGCTGCCACAGTTGATCAAACAGCTGTCGCTAAACCCGGGGTCGATCGTTCAGTGAGTCCGGTTTCGACAAATGAGGGCGTCGTCAGATTGACCCGTAATGGCCCCGTTTACCCTTCAGGAAACGTCGCGGCGGCGTTGTCGCAGGCCCCGAAGCCAGAAAAGGTGACGAACGTTAGCGAGCTGCAGGAGCCTGTCAAGATCGGTGACAACGCTTTCGTATTCTAATTCTTGCATCCCGCGCATGCGGGTGCGGAGAACCTGGGCGGAAATCCCCCATCACCCCTCGTAACCATGGAGATATATATGAACAAGCAGGGTAAGCTCATCTCGGCCGATCTGGCCATCTCGACGACCAAGATGCTGGCGCGTGCCACCCTGATGGTGGCAGCGCTGGCTGTCATGCCTGCATTTGCCGCAGATGGGAACAGTGGCTACGGCGACAGCGAGGATGCAGTTTGCGGATTCCTGGGAAGTGTAAACAATCTTCTCACCATTGCCTCGATCGCAGTTGTGACCATTGCCGTGATTTTTGCGGGTTATCAAATTGCATTTGCTCACAAGCGTATAAGTGACGTGGCGCCTATTCTGATCGGGGGACTACTGATCGGTGCGGCTGGTCAGATTGCGGCGATGATTATGCCGAATAACACCAACCAGGGTGCCTGCATGACTGATGGGGCGACTGTTGGTAGCTTTGTGGTAAGTACCTTCTCTGGCATGATCTGACCACTCGTGCAAAAGAACATCATGTTCCGAGGCTGCACGCGGCCGGCGATGTTCATGGGCGTGCCGTATGTCCCGTTTTTTGTCGGGGCAGGCGGCACGCTGCTCTTTGCCATGTACAGCGGGAACCTGCTTTGGCTGTTTGCACTGCCCGTGGTGATCTTTGTGATGCGGCAGATGGCCAAGCGCGACGAGATGATCTTTCGCTTGCTGGGTTTGCGGCTGCAAGTCCGCATGCGGGTCAGGAACATCCGTGGCAATGGTGGATTGTGGGTCTTTTCGCCAAATCCTTATCGCAGCAAGCCTGCTGAAATGTAGCGGCTGGGCCTCCCCGGAAGGATGCCGGGGAGCTCGGCTTCACCAGTCGAAGTTGCTTCACACCAGGAAGGCTCTATGTTTAGCCCAGACTCGCCCGTGAGTGAATTCGTTCCATACTCAAGCCATGTCGCCCAGTCGGTCATCAAGACGGTTGGAGGTGACTACATGCTGACTTGGCATCTGGGTGGTTTGCCATTTGTGGGGCGTGAGGAGTGGGAGCTTGAGCATCGCCACAACACGTTCAATCGGATGCTGCAGACCTTGCGGGCACCGGATTTTGTGAATGTCGCATTCTGGGTGCATGACGTGCGCAGGCGCGGAAGTATCAAGCAAGGGGCCAATTTCAGGCATCGTTTCAACCAACAACTGTCCGACGAGTACTTCGAAAGCCTTTCCAGCCAGAAGATCATGCGCAATGAGATGTATCTCACGCTGATCTACCGGCCCGTCGTCGGGGGAAAGAGTCTCGTGGAGAAGACCGATAATATTGATCGCTTGCGTGCGATGGAAGAGCAGGCGGTGAGCAAGGTTCTGGAACTCGCTGGGAACGTGGAGGCCGTGCTGAAGGATTATTCACCCTATCGTCTTGGCATGTATGAGGCCCGTAACGGGATCGTTTTCTCGGAGGCCTTGGAGTTCCTGGGCTATGTCCTTAATCGTGTCACTGAACCGGTTCCGGTCCTGGGTGCATCCATCAAGGATTACTTGCCTGTCAGTAAACATCTCTTCTCTGCCAAGACCGGTGATTACATCATTGCGACGCCTAACGGCGAGAAGCACTACGGTGCAATCCTCAACGTCAAGGAATACCCGGATGGGACATTTCCGGGAATTTTGAACGGCTTGAAGTATCTGGATTTCGAATATGTGATTACTCACTCTTTCAGCCCAATGGGGCGTCATGACGCGCTCAAAGTGCTGGATCGGACCAAGGGGATGATGATCTCATCAGGCGACAAGGCGGTCAGTCAGATTGCGGAACTTGACCATGCCATGGACCAGCTGTCCTCCGGTAACTTCGTCCTGGGTGAATATCACTTCGTCATCGCACTCTACGCAGACAGTCAGGCCGCACTACAGCAGAACATCGCTATCGCTCGCGCTGAGCTTTCCAATGCGGGCTTCGTCTCGGCGAAAGAAGATTTGGCGGTGACTTCTTCGTTTTACTCGCAATTCCCGGCAAGCTGGAAATTCCGCACCCGTCCGGCCAATGTGAGTTCACTCAATTTCCTTGGCTTGTCGCCGCTGCACAATTTTGCGACCGGGAAAAAGGAAAATAATCCGTGGGGCGAGTGTGTGACGACACTGCAAACCACTAATGGTCAGCCGTATTATTTCAATTTTCATGCCACACACCCGGCAGAGAACTCGTTTGGCGAGAAGGCGATTGCCAATACGATGGTAATCGGTAAATCCGGTACCGGTAAGACGGCGTTGATTAATTTTCTGCTGAGCCAAGTGCAGAAATACAAGCCTTCGCCCACGATCTTCTTCTTTGACAAAGATCGTGGCGCGGAGATCTTCGTTCGGGCCTGTGGGGGGAATTATCTAGCCTTGGAGAATGGGCGGCCCACAGGATTCAATCCGTTCCAGTGTGAACGCAACGAGGCTAATGTCCAATTCCTTGCGGATCTAGTCAAGGTGCTTGCTGGCAAGGTTGCCTATACGGCGCGGGAAGAGGAAGAGATCTTCCGTGCGGTGGAAAACATCCTTGATACGCCGATGCGCTTAAGGACGATGACAAACTTCCAGAAGAGCTTGCCTAACATGGGGGATGATGGCCTCTATGCGCGCATCAGGAAATGGACTGCCGGAAATTCCTTGGGCTGGGTGTTCGATAATCCAGTCGACACGATTGATCTCCAGAAAGCCAATATTATTGGTTTCGACTATACCGACATTATCGATAATTCAGAGGTCCGTGCGCCGGTCATCAACTATCTACTCCATCGCTTGGAGGAGCTGATTGACGGACGGCCTCTGATCTACGTCATGGATGAATTCTGGAAGATCCTTGACGGAAAGGGTGGGTTGAAGGAATTCGCCAAGAACAAGCAGAAGACCATTCGGAAACAGAACGGCTTGGGGATCTTCGCGACCCAGAGTCCGGAGGATGCGCTGGCCAGTGACATTTCCGCTGCACTGATCGAACAGACCGCGACCCTGATTCTGTTGCCGAATCCCAACGCGAGCCGTGAAGACTATATCAATGGTCTCAAATTGACCGATGCAGAGTACCAGGTAGTCGTGGGCCTGGACGAGCGCTCGCGCTGCTTCCTGGTTAAACAGGGGCATGGTTCCGTGGTTTGCCAGCTCAACCTGCGGGGGCTGGATGATTCGCTATCCGTCATTTCAGCATCTACAGATAATATTGAAATTATGCATCAGATTTTGGCGCGCCGCTCTATCGAACTTGAGACGTTTTCGGGAGACCTGATGCCGGAGGATTGGCTTGACTTCTTTTATGAGAATCGAAAAGGGTCGGGCAAGCGGGGGAATTCCGGTCGACTGCCTTCAAAAGGCGGTATTTCTGTCGCTTCCGCGTGAGTGACTCTCCATCTGACTATGGGAAAACATTATGAATAGTCACAAGAAATTCAATAAAGCGCCTGGCTTTGTTCGCCATAATTTCCTGGCGGTAGTTGTTTTCGTTATGCTGACAGGGGGGGTGGTAGCTCCTGCGCTTGCGGATTGGCAGGTCGATGACGACAAGACTCAGCAGGAAATAGACAAAATGAAAACCAAGCTTGATGAGCGCCTCAAGCAGATCTACGAGCAGTCATATGTGCAGACTGGGGATGGTAAGGTTTTCAACGTCGATGAGAAAAAGACAAAAAGCTTGCAATACGAGGAGTCTCAAAGTGGAAATGCCGGAGGGATTAGCGGAAAGCTAGAGGCTTGGGACATCGATGCCCTCGCTGCAGCGCGTTGTCCTGATGATAGCAAGAATCCGTCAAATTCGAAGCAGCAGCCGATCTGTATTGATATTTTGAAACATGAGGGGAAGTTGTTTAGCTATCTTCTTGATATGCTTGAGTTGAATAAGCAACGGCAGGAGCAGCTAAAAACCATCATTGATGATCGAAAATCCCTGCAAGAAATTGATTACGGGAAGATTCAATCAAATACGAATCGGCTGTTGGCATTTCAGGCTCAGCAGCAAATCGATGCTGCAAACCTTTCTTTAACGATAAATAGCTATGATCGATATTTGAGTAATCAGCGTGCGAGGTTGGCGGATATTACGCGAAATATGCAGCGTGGTACTGGTGAGAAAGATCAGACTGCGCTCGGGAGCTTTCTCGGTGACCTGTTAGGCCAGGATAATCCTTTGGTGGGTGCGGCAGAGGGCGTGGCAAG
Proteins encoded in this window:
- a CDS encoding VirB3 family type IV secretion system protein produces the protein MQKNIMFRGCTRPAMFMGVPYVPFFVGAGGTLLFAMYSGNLLWLFALPVVIFVMRQMAKRDEMIFRLLGLRLQVRMRVRNIRGNGGLWVFSPNPYRSKPAEM
- a CDS encoding VirB4 family type IV secretion/conjugal transfer ATPase — translated: MFSPDSPVSEFVPYSSHVAQSVIKTVGGDYMLTWHLGGLPFVGREEWELEHRHNTFNRMLQTLRAPDFVNVAFWVHDVRRRGSIKQGANFRHRFNQQLSDEYFESLSSQKIMRNEMYLTLIYRPVVGGKSLVEKTDNIDRLRAMEEQAVSKVLELAGNVEAVLKDYSPYRLGMYEARNGIVFSEALEFLGYVLNRVTEPVPVLGASIKDYLPVSKHLFSAKTGDYIIATPNGEKHYGAILNVKEYPDGTFPGILNGLKYLDFEYVITHSFSPMGRHDALKVLDRTKGMMISSGDKAVSQIAELDHAMDQLSSGNFVLGEYHFVIALYADSQAALQQNIAIARAELSNAGFVSAKEDLAVTSSFYSQFPASWKFRTRPANVSSLNFLGLSPLHNFATGKKENNPWGECVTTLQTTNGQPYYFNFHATHPAENSFGEKAIANTMVIGKSGTGKTALINFLLSQVQKYKPSPTIFFFDKDRGAEIFVRACGGNYLALENGRPTGFNPFQCERNEANVQFLADLVKVLAGKVAYTAREEEEIFRAVENILDTPMRLRTMTNFQKSLPNMGDDGLYARIRKWTAGNSLGWVFDNPVDTIDLQKANIIGFDYTDIIDNSEVRAPVINYLLHRLEELIDGRPLIYVMDEFWKILDGKGGLKEFAKNKQKTIRKQNGLGIFATQSPEDALASDISAALIEQTATLILLPNPNASREDYINGLKLTDAEYQVVVGLDERSRCFLVKQGHGSVVCQLNLRGLDDSLSVISASTDNIEIMHQILARRSIELETFSGDLMPEDWLDFFYENRKGSGKRGNSGRLPSKGGISVASA
- a CDS encoding TrbC/VirB2 family protein, with translation MLARATLMVAALAVMPAFAADGNSGYGDSEDAVCGFLGSVNNLLTIASIAVVTIAVIFAGYQIAFAHKRISDVAPILIGGLLIGAAGQIAAMIMPNNTNQGACMTDGATVGSFVVSTFSGMI